One Lutra lutra chromosome 18, mLutLut1.2, whole genome shotgun sequence genomic window carries:
- the TRAF7 gene encoding E3 ubiquitin-protein ligase TRAF7 isoform X1 yields the protein MSSGKKARYNRFSGGPADLPAADATASTRMETTFGPAFSAVTTITKADGTSTYKQHRRTPSSSSSLAYSPRDEEDSMPPISTPRRSDSAISVRSLHSESSMSLRSTFSLPEEEEEPEPLVFAEQPSVKLCCQLCCGVFKDPVITTCGHTFCRRCALKSEKCPVDHAKLTVVVNNIAVAEQIGELFIHCRHGCRAAGSGKPPVFEVDPRGCPFTIKLSARKDHEGSCDYRPVRCPNNPSCPPLLKMNLEAHLKECEHIKCPHSKYGCTFIGNQDTYETHLETCRFEGLKEFLQQTDDRFHEMHVALAQKDQEIAFLRSMLGKLSEKIDQLEKSLELKFDVLDENQSKLSEDLMEFRRDASMLNDELSHINARLNMGILGSYDPQQIFKCKGTFVGHQGPVWCLCVYSMGDLLFSGSSDKTIKVWDTCTTYKCQKTLEGHDGIVLALCIQGCKLYSGSADCTIIVWDIQNLQKVNTIRAHDNPVCTLVSSHNMLFSGSLKAIKVWDIVGTELKLKKELTGLNHWVRALVAAQSYLYSGSYQTIKIWDIRTLDCIHVLQTSGGSVYSIAVTNHHIVCGTYENLIHVWDIESKEQVRTLTGHVGTVYALAVISTPDQTKVFSASYDRSLRVWSMDNMICTQTLLRHQGSVTALAVSRGRLFSGAVDSTVKVWTC from the exons ATGAGCTCTGGCAAGAAGGCTCGCTACAACCGCTTCTCGGGGGGCCCCGCCGACCTTCCCGCCGCAGACGCCACAGCTTCG ACCAGAATGGAAACGACCTTTGGGCCTGCCTTTTCGGCCGTCACCACCATCACAAAAG CTGATGGGACCAGCACGTACAAACAGCACCGCCGGACGCCATCCTCCTCCAGCAGCCTCGCCTACTCCCCGAGGGATGAGGAGGACAGCATG CCCCCCATCAGCACGCCACGCCGCTCTGACTCGGCCATCTCCGTCCGCTCTCTGCACTCCGAGTCCAGCATGTCCCTGCGCTCCACGTTCTCGCTgcccgaggaggaggaggaaccg GAGCCGCTGGTATTTGCTGAGCAGCCCTCGGTGAAGCTCTGCTGTCAGCTTTGCTGTGGTGTGTTCAAGGACCCCGTGATCACCACGTGCGGG CACACGTTCTGTCGTCGATGCGCTCTGAAGTCAG AGAAGTGCCCCGTGGACCACGCCAAGCTCACGGTGGTGGTGAACAACATCGCGGTCGCTGAACAGATCGGGGAGCTCTTCATCCACTGCAGGCACGGCTGCCGGGCGGCAGGGAGTGGGAAGCCCCCCGTCTTTGAGGTGGACCCCCGAGGGTGCCCCTTCACAATCAAGCTCAGTGCTCGCAA GGACCACGAGGGCAGCTGCGACTACCGGCCTGTGCGATGCCCGAACAACCCCAGCTGCCCGCCCCTCCTCAAGATGAACCTGGAGGCCCACTTGAAGGAGTGTGAGCACATCAAGTGTCCCCACTCCAAGTACGG GTGCACCTTCATCGGGAACCAGGACACCTATGAGACGCACCTGGAGACTTGCCGCTTCGAGGGCCTGAAGGAGTTCCTGCAGCAGACAGACGACCGCTTCCACGAGATGCATGTGGCGCTGGCCCAGAAAGACCAGGAGATCGCCTTCCTGCGCTCCATGCTGGGCAAGCTCTCCGAGAAGATTGACCAGCTGGAGAAGAGCCTGGAGCTCAAGTTCG ATGTCCTAGATGAAAACCAGAGCAAGCTCAGCGAAGACCTCATGGAATTCCGGAGGGACGCGTCCATGCTGAAC GATGAGCTGTCCCACATCAACGCGCGGCTGAACATGGGCATCCTAGGAT CCTATGACCCGCAGCAGATCTTCAAGTGCAAAGGAACCTTCGTGGGCCACCAGGGCCCAGTCTGGTGTCTCTGTGTCTACTCCATGGGGGACCTGCTGTTCAGCGGCTCCTCTGACAAGACCATCAAG GTGTGGGACACATGTACCACCTACAAGTGTCAGAAGACCCTCGAGGGCCACGACGGCATCGTGTTGGCCCTGTGCATCCAAGG GTGCAAGCTGTACAGCGGCTCTGCGGACTGTACCATCATC GTGTGGGACATCCAGAACCTGCAGAAGGTGAACACCATCCGGGCCCACGACAACCCGGTGTGCACGCTGGTCTCCTCACACAACATGCTCTTCAGTGGCTCCCTGAAGGCCATCAAG GTCTGGGACATCGTGGGCACTGAACTGAAGCTAAAGAAGGAGCTCACAGGGCTCAACCACTGGGTCCGGGCCCTGGTGGCCGCCCAGAGCTACCTGTACAGCGGCTCCTACCAGACAATCAAG ATCTGGGACATCCGGACCCTCGACTGCATCCATGTCCTGCAGACCTCTGGCGGCAGCGTCTACTCTATTGCAGTGACGAATCACCACATCGTCTGTGGCACCTACGAGAACCTCATCCAT GTATGGGATATCGAGTCCAAGGAGCAGGTGCGGACCCTGACAGGCCACGTGGGCACTGTGTACGCTCTGGCAGTCATCTCCACACCAGACCAGACCAAAGTCTTCAGCGCGTCCTATGACCGCTCGCTCAGG GTCTGGAGTATGGACAACATGATCTGCACGCAGACCCTGCTGCGTCACCAAGGCAGCGTGACTGCACTGGCCGTGTCGCGGGGCCGGCTCTTCTCGGGCGCTGTGGATAGCACTGTGAAG GTCTGGACGTGCTGA
- the TRAF7 gene encoding E3 ubiquitin-protein ligase TRAF7 isoform X3, translating to MSPSTPPSCLDLTPATTRMETTFGPAFSAVTTITKADGTSTYKQHRRTPSSSSSLAYSPRDEEDSMPPISTPRRSDSAISVRSLHSESSMSLRSTFSLPEEEEEPEPLVFAEQPSVKLCCQLCCGVFKDPVITTCGHTFCRRCALKSEKCPVDHAKLTVVVNNIAVAEQIGELFIHCRHGCRAAGSGKPPVFEVDPRGCPFTIKLSARKDHEGSCDYRPVRCPNNPSCPPLLKMNLEAHLKECEHIKCPHSKYGCTFIGNQDTYETHLETCRFEGLKEFLQQTDDRFHEMHVALAQKDQEIAFLRSMLGKLSEKIDQLEKSLELKFDVLDENQSKLSEDLMEFRRDASMLNDELSHINARLNMGILGSYDPQQIFKCKGTFVGHQGPVWCLCVYSMGDLLFSGSSDKTIKVWDTCTTYKCQKTLEGHDGIVLALCIQGCKLYSGSADCTIIVWDIQNLQKVNTIRAHDNPVCTLVSSHNMLFSGSLKAIKVWDIVGTELKLKKELTGLNHWVRALVAAQSYLYSGSYQTIKIWDIRTLDCIHVLQTSGGSVYSIAVTNHHIVCGTYENLIHVWDIESKEQVRTLTGHVGTVYALAVISTPDQTKVFSASYDRSLRVWSMDNMICTQTLLRHQGSVTALAVSRGRLFSGAVDSTVKVWTC from the exons ATGAGTCCCAGCACTCCTCCGAGCTGTCTGGACCTTACCCCAGCCACG ACCAGAATGGAAACGACCTTTGGGCCTGCCTTTTCGGCCGTCACCACCATCACAAAAG CTGATGGGACCAGCACGTACAAACAGCACCGCCGGACGCCATCCTCCTCCAGCAGCCTCGCCTACTCCCCGAGGGATGAGGAGGACAGCATG CCCCCCATCAGCACGCCACGCCGCTCTGACTCGGCCATCTCCGTCCGCTCTCTGCACTCCGAGTCCAGCATGTCCCTGCGCTCCACGTTCTCGCTgcccgaggaggaggaggaaccg GAGCCGCTGGTATTTGCTGAGCAGCCCTCGGTGAAGCTCTGCTGTCAGCTTTGCTGTGGTGTGTTCAAGGACCCCGTGATCACCACGTGCGGG CACACGTTCTGTCGTCGATGCGCTCTGAAGTCAG AGAAGTGCCCCGTGGACCACGCCAAGCTCACGGTGGTGGTGAACAACATCGCGGTCGCTGAACAGATCGGGGAGCTCTTCATCCACTGCAGGCACGGCTGCCGGGCGGCAGGGAGTGGGAAGCCCCCCGTCTTTGAGGTGGACCCCCGAGGGTGCCCCTTCACAATCAAGCTCAGTGCTCGCAA GGACCACGAGGGCAGCTGCGACTACCGGCCTGTGCGATGCCCGAACAACCCCAGCTGCCCGCCCCTCCTCAAGATGAACCTGGAGGCCCACTTGAAGGAGTGTGAGCACATCAAGTGTCCCCACTCCAAGTACGG GTGCACCTTCATCGGGAACCAGGACACCTATGAGACGCACCTGGAGACTTGCCGCTTCGAGGGCCTGAAGGAGTTCCTGCAGCAGACAGACGACCGCTTCCACGAGATGCATGTGGCGCTGGCCCAGAAAGACCAGGAGATCGCCTTCCTGCGCTCCATGCTGGGCAAGCTCTCCGAGAAGATTGACCAGCTGGAGAAGAGCCTGGAGCTCAAGTTCG ATGTCCTAGATGAAAACCAGAGCAAGCTCAGCGAAGACCTCATGGAATTCCGGAGGGACGCGTCCATGCTGAAC GATGAGCTGTCCCACATCAACGCGCGGCTGAACATGGGCATCCTAGGAT CCTATGACCCGCAGCAGATCTTCAAGTGCAAAGGAACCTTCGTGGGCCACCAGGGCCCAGTCTGGTGTCTCTGTGTCTACTCCATGGGGGACCTGCTGTTCAGCGGCTCCTCTGACAAGACCATCAAG GTGTGGGACACATGTACCACCTACAAGTGTCAGAAGACCCTCGAGGGCCACGACGGCATCGTGTTGGCCCTGTGCATCCAAGG GTGCAAGCTGTACAGCGGCTCTGCGGACTGTACCATCATC GTGTGGGACATCCAGAACCTGCAGAAGGTGAACACCATCCGGGCCCACGACAACCCGGTGTGCACGCTGGTCTCCTCACACAACATGCTCTTCAGTGGCTCCCTGAAGGCCATCAAG GTCTGGGACATCGTGGGCACTGAACTGAAGCTAAAGAAGGAGCTCACAGGGCTCAACCACTGGGTCCGGGCCCTGGTGGCCGCCCAGAGCTACCTGTACAGCGGCTCCTACCAGACAATCAAG ATCTGGGACATCCGGACCCTCGACTGCATCCATGTCCTGCAGACCTCTGGCGGCAGCGTCTACTCTATTGCAGTGACGAATCACCACATCGTCTGTGGCACCTACGAGAACCTCATCCAT GTATGGGATATCGAGTCCAAGGAGCAGGTGCGGACCCTGACAGGCCACGTGGGCACTGTGTACGCTCTGGCAGTCATCTCCACACCAGACCAGACCAAAGTCTTCAGCGCGTCCTATGACCGCTCGCTCAGG GTCTGGAGTATGGACAACATGATCTGCACGCAGACCCTGCTGCGTCACCAAGGCAGCGTGACTGCACTGGCCGTGTCGCGGGGCCGGCTCTTCTCGGGCGCTGTGGATAGCACTGTGAAG GTCTGGACGTGCTGA
- the TRAF7 gene encoding E3 ubiquitin-protein ligase TRAF7 isoform X2: MSSGKKARYNRFSGGPADLPAADATASTRMETTFGPAFSAVTTITKADGTSTYKQHRRTPSSSSSLAYSPRDEEDSMPPISTPRRSDSAISVRSLHSESSMSLRSTFSLPEEEEEPEPLVFAEQPSVKLCCQLCCGVFKDPVITTCGHTFCRRCALKSEKCPVDHAKLTVVVNNIAVAEQIGELFIHCRHGCRAAGSGKPPVFEVDPRGCPFTIKLSARKDHEGSCDYRPVRCPNNPSCPPLLKMNLEAHLKECEHIKCPHSKCTFIGNQDTYETHLETCRFEGLKEFLQQTDDRFHEMHVALAQKDQEIAFLRSMLGKLSEKIDQLEKSLELKFDVLDENQSKLSEDLMEFRRDASMLNDELSHINARLNMGILGSYDPQQIFKCKGTFVGHQGPVWCLCVYSMGDLLFSGSSDKTIKVWDTCTTYKCQKTLEGHDGIVLALCIQGCKLYSGSADCTIIVWDIQNLQKVNTIRAHDNPVCTLVSSHNMLFSGSLKAIKVWDIVGTELKLKKELTGLNHWVRALVAAQSYLYSGSYQTIKIWDIRTLDCIHVLQTSGGSVYSIAVTNHHIVCGTYENLIHVWDIESKEQVRTLTGHVGTVYALAVISTPDQTKVFSASYDRSLRVWSMDNMICTQTLLRHQGSVTALAVSRGRLFSGAVDSTVKVWTC; the protein is encoded by the exons ATGAGCTCTGGCAAGAAGGCTCGCTACAACCGCTTCTCGGGGGGCCCCGCCGACCTTCCCGCCGCAGACGCCACAGCTTCG ACCAGAATGGAAACGACCTTTGGGCCTGCCTTTTCGGCCGTCACCACCATCACAAAAG CTGATGGGACCAGCACGTACAAACAGCACCGCCGGACGCCATCCTCCTCCAGCAGCCTCGCCTACTCCCCGAGGGATGAGGAGGACAGCATG CCCCCCATCAGCACGCCACGCCGCTCTGACTCGGCCATCTCCGTCCGCTCTCTGCACTCCGAGTCCAGCATGTCCCTGCGCTCCACGTTCTCGCTgcccgaggaggaggaggaaccg GAGCCGCTGGTATTTGCTGAGCAGCCCTCGGTGAAGCTCTGCTGTCAGCTTTGCTGTGGTGTGTTCAAGGACCCCGTGATCACCACGTGCGGG CACACGTTCTGTCGTCGATGCGCTCTGAAGTCAG AGAAGTGCCCCGTGGACCACGCCAAGCTCACGGTGGTGGTGAACAACATCGCGGTCGCTGAACAGATCGGGGAGCTCTTCATCCACTGCAGGCACGGCTGCCGGGCGGCAGGGAGTGGGAAGCCCCCCGTCTTTGAGGTGGACCCCCGAGGGTGCCCCTTCACAATCAAGCTCAGTGCTCGCAA GGACCACGAGGGCAGCTGCGACTACCGGCCTGTGCGATGCCCGAACAACCCCAGCTGCCCGCCCCTCCTCAAGATGAACCTGGAGGCCCACTTGAAGGAGTGTGAGCACATCAAGTGTCCCCACTCCAA GTGCACCTTCATCGGGAACCAGGACACCTATGAGACGCACCTGGAGACTTGCCGCTTCGAGGGCCTGAAGGAGTTCCTGCAGCAGACAGACGACCGCTTCCACGAGATGCATGTGGCGCTGGCCCAGAAAGACCAGGAGATCGCCTTCCTGCGCTCCATGCTGGGCAAGCTCTCCGAGAAGATTGACCAGCTGGAGAAGAGCCTGGAGCTCAAGTTCG ATGTCCTAGATGAAAACCAGAGCAAGCTCAGCGAAGACCTCATGGAATTCCGGAGGGACGCGTCCATGCTGAAC GATGAGCTGTCCCACATCAACGCGCGGCTGAACATGGGCATCCTAGGAT CCTATGACCCGCAGCAGATCTTCAAGTGCAAAGGAACCTTCGTGGGCCACCAGGGCCCAGTCTGGTGTCTCTGTGTCTACTCCATGGGGGACCTGCTGTTCAGCGGCTCCTCTGACAAGACCATCAAG GTGTGGGACACATGTACCACCTACAAGTGTCAGAAGACCCTCGAGGGCCACGACGGCATCGTGTTGGCCCTGTGCATCCAAGG GTGCAAGCTGTACAGCGGCTCTGCGGACTGTACCATCATC GTGTGGGACATCCAGAACCTGCAGAAGGTGAACACCATCCGGGCCCACGACAACCCGGTGTGCACGCTGGTCTCCTCACACAACATGCTCTTCAGTGGCTCCCTGAAGGCCATCAAG GTCTGGGACATCGTGGGCACTGAACTGAAGCTAAAGAAGGAGCTCACAGGGCTCAACCACTGGGTCCGGGCCCTGGTGGCCGCCCAGAGCTACCTGTACAGCGGCTCCTACCAGACAATCAAG ATCTGGGACATCCGGACCCTCGACTGCATCCATGTCCTGCAGACCTCTGGCGGCAGCGTCTACTCTATTGCAGTGACGAATCACCACATCGTCTGTGGCACCTACGAGAACCTCATCCAT GTATGGGATATCGAGTCCAAGGAGCAGGTGCGGACCCTGACAGGCCACGTGGGCACTGTGTACGCTCTGGCAGTCATCTCCACACCAGACCAGACCAAAGTCTTCAGCGCGTCCTATGACCGCTCGCTCAGG GTCTGGAGTATGGACAACATGATCTGCACGCAGACCCTGCTGCGTCACCAAGGCAGCGTGACTGCACTGGCCGTGTCGCGGGGCCGGCTCTTCTCGGGCGCTGTGGATAGCACTGTGAAG GTCTGGACGTGCTGA